The following DNA comes from Marinilactibacillus sp. Marseille-P9653.
TGTACTTCACTATTCAGTCCAGTTAGACACATCTACGAAAGGTGCATCTGTCCATAGTCTTTCCAATTGATAAAATTCTCTTTCCTCTTGGTTGAATAAGTGGACGATCACTTCTCCTAAATCAATCAATATCCAGTTTCCGCCGTCCTTACCTTCGACATTTCTAACTTCAACTTGATTTTCTTCTGCTGCATCTTTAATAGCTTCTGTTATCGCAGAAATTTGTCTTTCATTATTTCCATGTGTGACAACAAAATAATCAGCCAGTAAAGAAACACCTCTCATATCAAGTGCGACGATTTCTTCGGATAGTTTGTCATCTGCTGCTTTTACTACGAATTCTAGAATTTGCTCTGCTGTTTTAGTCATGTAATTCCTCCTGTTTTTGTACGACCCATGCATTATATGTTTCAATGGCTTTTGGGTAGATTTTTACGTTTTTATTTAATAAGTGCTTCAGTGTTTTGAACGTCGCATAGGCTATGCCTTTTTCCATATCTATTTCAGCTAGTTTTCTAGCTTTATCAACACCTTTAAAGGTGCGATTGGGCTCGATATAGTCTGCTAGATAGATGATCTGCTCAACAATTCCCATATGAGGAGAGCCTACAGTATGATGACGTATTGCATCCAATATGTCCTGATCTTGAATGGAGAACTGATTTCTAACAACTACAGCGCCTACTGGTCCATGCCAGATATTGTTACCATACTGAAGCAATTCCAGGTCCATATTTTCACTGATAATGATATCTCGCATCTCTTCGTCAGATTGTTCTTTTGCGAAATCATGAAGCAATGCCGCAATACTCACTTGCTCAAGATTCGCTCCATATCTTTCAGCTAGTTCTAGAGCGGCTTGTTCTACCCCTTTAACATGAGTGAAGCGTTTATCACTCATTACTTGGCTGACTTGTTCGAGAAGCTCTTCTCTAGAAAGGTCGATATATGCATTAGAATACGTTACTGTTTTAAGTTTCAATGTCATACAACCCTTCCTTTTCGATATATTGGATGACTGAATCAGGTATAAGGTAATTCACTGAACAGTGATCCATTATTTTCTGACGAACTAGACTAGAGCTAATTTCAATATTTGGAACATCAATAAAGATTAGCGGATACTCTGTTTCGACCGAATAGGACGGCCGATTGACCGCAACAAATTGTATAAGGTTGATCAATTCTTCTACTTTATACCATGTGGGGAGGTTTTCAACCATATCTGCCCCAATAATAAAATAATAGTCTATTTCTGGATTTTCTTCAGTTAACCTACGAATGGTGTCGTAAGTATAACTCTTTCCACCACGCTGGATCTCAGACAATTCAACCTCAAAGTCCGGTCGTTCAGCTATCGCTTGCTCAACCATTTTGACTCTGTGTTTTGCATCGATTGTTTTTTTGCCTTGTGCATGCGGAGGTTCAGCGGATGGAAGAAAAAGAATCTTTTCAAGTCCAAGCTGATTCTTGACCTGATCTGCTATAATCAAATGGCCCAAATGTGGCGGATTGAATGTTCCACCTAGAATACCAACTTTTTTTCTTTCATCTAACAGCGTACTCTCAAACATCACTTGAGGTTCAATGACTTTAGATAGTTTTTCAGACACTTTCCTTCGCCTTCCTTACTCTTTCTTTTCGTTAATTTGAGCGGGGTAATCTAGTTGAATAAGCTTGGTACTTTTCTTTTTTAGATGGTTTGAACAATACAAGTACTTTACCAATCGTTTGCACAACGTCTATAGAAGAATGATCTTCAATGAAAGCTTTCGCTTCTTTAGGCTCTAAATCTGTGTTTTGAAGTAATTGAACTTTCATCAATTCTCTGTTCTCGATTGATTCTTCAAATTCTGCTACCATTTCTTCTGTTAGACCGTTTTTTCCGATCTGGAAGATTGGAGACATTTCGTTAGCTTGTGCTCTTAAAAATCTTTTTTGCTTTCCAGTGAGTTTCATAGTTTTGTCCTTCCTTGAATCTGCTTAGTTTCGTTAAATTAATGATTTTCTGATTATGATATCGACGCCTTTAGGAGCCCATCCGGCAACTTTTGTTCCAGCATGTTCGATTGAGATCCAACCTAATCCAGAAAACACTAAATCAGTAGGTTCTTTGATCATAAATTCGAATCGTTTTAATTCTGGAAGTGTATCTAGACTTTCTTCGAAAGGAGGCGTTAACACTGCCCCTTTTTGTCTTGCATACAGGTCATCCGCTTTTTCTAGTTTTGTTCTGTGTATAGTCAATTCATTGGATAAATAACAAACAAAAGGTTGCTTACCGTTACCCTTGATATAGTCAAATCTTGCTAATCCACCAAGAAACAGTGTTTGCTCTTCGTTTAATTGATATACTTTTGGTTTAATTTCTTTTCTAGGTGTTACGTACTTCAGTTCTTTTGGAGTTAGATAATGGGCAATTTGAGAAGATTGAATAATTCCTGGTGTATCGACTAGTACGTGGTTATCATCCAGAGGTATTTCTATCTTACCAAGTGTTGTACCAGGGAAATAAGATGTTGTAATCACATCTTCAGTATCCGTAGCGAGCTTAATAATTTGATTAATCAGGGTTGATTTACCAACATTTGTCGTCCCAACGACATATACATCTTGTCCATTACGTTCTTTGTCGATCATTTTCATTAATGCTTCTACTGAATCAGCTTTGACCGCACTAGTTAAGAAAACTGCTTTTGGGTGTAAACCTGCTTCATGAGCTCGTTCTGTAAGCCACTGTCTCATTTTTCCTTCTTTTAAAGATTTAGGAAGCAAGTCTGTTTTGTTTCCTACTAGAATCACCGGATTATTTCCAGCAAATCGTTGAATTCCAGGAATAAAACTTCCATTGAAATCAAAAATATCTACAATATTGATGATTAAGGCTTTTTTATCGCTAATTTCGTGTAGCATATTCAAAAAATCAGCATCTGTTAGCTCAACGTCTTGAACTTCATTATAATGTCTTAACCGAAAACATCGTTTACAGTAAACTTCTTGGTCTTCATCAATATTATTGATAACGGATTGCGGTAAAAATCCAGCTTTATTATCGTGTTCGGACTGTAGTACTGCACCACAACCGATACAGATCATATCAGTGTCGTTAGACTCGTTCATGGATTGAGTTCCTCCATTTCATATCAGGATCTTTTTTTATAAGGTAATTCATAATTTTCAGTTCGATAAATCGATTGAATCTAGTATTCCAAGCATCTGAATCTAGTATGGGTTTCACAAGCACACTTCGAATACCAGCATGATTAGCGCCTTTTATATCAGTTATAATTTGATCACCAACCATTAAGATTTCATCTTTCGTCATATCAAATTGCGCTTGAGCTTGTTTAAACCCTTTCTGAAGAGGTTTCATTGCGTTGGGGATGAAGTCAAGCTCTAGCAAAGTAGCTACTTTACCCACTCTTTTACGTTTATTATTTGAGATAATGACAACATGAATGCCACTTTTCTTCATCAATTCTATCCACTCTAGTGTTTCTTCCGTTGCTTCAGGATTATTCCATGCAATGAGCGTATTATCAAGATCTGTCAATACAACTTTTATGTTTTTTTTCTTCAACTGTTCAGGCGTAATTTGATAAATGGAATTGACCATCCAAGTTGGCTTGAAACTGTTTAGCATTCGCTTCTTCCTTTCCAATGAGATGAACCGTTCTCGTTGACGACTATTTATATATTACAGGCTCTCGCAGGAAGAGCATTGGCCTAATAAATGGGTTCTATAAATATTCAAAAAAATAGGAAGCACCGTTAAGCACTTCCTATGTGCATGACTTTAATCTTCAGTCGAAGTTGCTGGTTGTACGAGTTCTAAAATCTCAACAGCGACATAGTCAATGTTATCAAATTCATACGTCTGCGCACTTGTACGATCTTCCAATTCATACATGCGTGAGGCTTTGTCATAACGAACGATACATTGCTCCTTGCCGTCTTTTTCAAATCTTCTGACTTGGACTTCATCGCTTTCGTCTTCTCTCATCGCATCTAATCTTCTTATAATCGGTATAAGTTGGGATGGTTTCATCTGGTATTCCCCTTCCTGCTTGTCTTCTAAACTTTCACTTACTTATTTTACCAGATTTCCCTGTAAATTACAGTAAGAGAGCTGGTTCTTTTTCAAGATCTCACCTTAAATGATAAAAATAAAAGAATTCCCTACTTTTTTTCTCATAGTATGATAAAATGATTTCTAACAATCATTAGGAGGATCTTCATGGATATGACCAATTTGCACCAATTATTCAATGCCCAGACACAAGAAATCGAAATATCCGGAATACGATTATTTGACGAAAAAATTGCTTCTATAGATGGTTTGATTAAATTGACTTTAGGTCAGCCAGATTTCCCAACTCCTCAGCACGTTAAAGATGCAGGTATTGAAGCCATAAAGAATAATCTATCTTTTTACACAGGTATGGCTGGAGAATTACGCTTAAGAGAAGCTGTGGCCAACTTTATGAAAGTGAAGTACAACATTTCCTATGATCCTCAATCAGAGATTCTTTCAACTGTCGGCGCAACTGAAGCTTTGGCAGCATCCTTGCTCGCGATTTTAAACCCTGGAGATAAAGTACTGATCCCTTCTCCGTTCTTTTCACTATACGAGCCACTCGTCATTTTAGGGAAGGCTGAACCCGTTTATATCGATACTACTGGAAATGATTTTATTCTTTCACCGGAAATGATTCAAGAAGCGATGTCTATACATGGAGATAAAGTGAAGGCTATTATCTTGAATTATCCAACGAATCCTACAGGGGTAACTTGGAATCGCGAAGAAGTCATTGCAATCGCCAATACATTGAAACAATATCCTGATGTTTTTGCAATCAGTGATGAAATTTATAGCGAACTGGTTTATGAAGGTAGCCATATTTCTCTTGGAGAATATCTTTTTGATCAGACGATTGTTGTCAACGGTCTTTCAAAATCGCATGCTATGACCGGGTGGAGACTTGGATTCACTTTAGCTCCAAAAGCAATTACGCAACAAATTATTAAAGTTCATCAGTATCTTGTAACGAGTGCTTCCAGTATCACTCAATACGCTGGAATTGAAGCACTGGAAAACGGCATGGATGATGCTCTTCCCATGCGAGAAGAGTACAAGAAAAGAAGAGATTATATTTATGAAATCATGCATAGATTAGGGTTTGAAATTGCTAAACCAAACGGAGCTTTTTATATATTCGCAAAAATTCCTGAAGGTTATATCCAAAACAGCTTTGACTTTTGCTATGATCTAGCTCAAAAAGCTAAAGTTGGATTTATTCCTGGTGTTGCTTTCGGCAAAGCAGGAGAAGGTTTTGTTCGATTAAGTTATGCTTCCAGTATGGCTGAAATCGAAGAAGCTATGCACCGATTGACAAAATACATGGAACAACCATCAGTAAACTAGAAAAAAGCCAATCAGCACTGATTGGCTTTTTTCTATATATTAGTCTTTCCACCATAACTGAATTAAAGCTTGTGTGCCTTCATCTGCATGCCCAGCTTCTTTTAGTTGATCATAGAGTGCTTTAGCATTTTTTGTAGAAGGTAGATCTAGTCCCATTTTGTCAGCTTCGTCTAGAGCGATACCAAGATCTTTAATAAAATGTTTGACAAAGAATCCTGCTGAGTAGTCTTTTTTAAGAATACGTGGACCGTAGTTTTGAAGTGACCAGTTAGCAGCACTTCCTCCACCAACTGTCTTCAGCACTTTTTCCAGATTTAATCCAGCTGCTTTAGCGTAGACAAGTAATTCAGATAGTCCAGTCATCGTTCCGGCTATCATAATTTGATTAGCCATTTTAGTATGTTGACCACTTCCTGCTGCTCCTTGTAACTCAAGCGTTCCAGAAAACGTCATAAAAATAGGCTCAACTTGCTTGAAGGTTGATTCATCTCCACCTACCATAGTCGTTACTGTCCCATTTTTTGCCCCTAGATCGCCTCCAGAAACTGGAGCATCTAACGAGTGTACGTTCTTTTCTTTTGCCGTATCGTAAATTCTCTGAGCAAGAGATGGCTTACTCGTTGTCAGATCTACTAGGACAGATCCTTCGTTGACCCCTTCAAAAATTCCGTTTTCTCCATAGTAAACTTCTTCTACATCTTCAGGAAATCCTACCATCGTAAAAATCAGCTCACTAGATTTAGCAATCTCTTTTGGTGTTTCTTTCCATTGCGCACCATTATTAATCAGCTCTTCTGCTTTGCTTTTTGTACGATTATACACATTAACATGATAACCCGCATCCATTAGATGACCAACAATTGAAGCACCCATTACGCCAGTACCGATAAATCCGATTGTTTTCATACTATTCTCTCCCTTATAGAAATACTGATTACAGTATAGCACTCGTTCGACCTTAGTTCAGTTAGAATTTTCATTAATAAGCCATAAAAATAAAGCACTTCAAAAGACTTAACGTCTTCTGAAGTGCTTTTGTTTATTTTGCAGTATATTGTTCAACTAGTTTGATAACTTCTTCTGCTGAAGTGCATTCGTTAAGTGCTTTTTCACTTAATTCTTTCATCTCAGTTGAATCAAGTTCAGTTAATAGACTACGTGTTTTAAGAATGCTAGTTGCACTCATTGAAAACTCGTCAAGTCCAAGTCCAACAAGAATCGGCACAGCGATTTGATCTCCAGCCATTTCTCCACACATACCAGCCCACTTGCCTTCTTTATGCGCTGCATCAATAACATTCTTGATTAAGCGTAAAATTGAAGGGTTATATGGTTGGTACAAGTAAGAAACGCGTTCATTCATACGGTCAGCTGCCATTGTATATTGAATCAAATCATTCGTTCCAATACTAAAGAAGTCAACTTCTTTAGCAAACTGATCAGCTAAAACAGCTGCAGCTGGAATTTCAATCATGATACCAACTTGAATGTCATTAGAAACTTCAATACCATTTTCAACTAATTTTGCTTTTTCTTCTTCTAGAATGGCTTTCGCGCTTCTAAATTCAGGAAGAGTCGCAATCATAGGGAACATGATTCTCAAAGTCCCGTGAACTGACGCACGAAGTAAAGCACGTAGTTGTGTACGGAAAATCTCATCTTGATCCAAACTTACACGAATCGCTCTGTATCCTAAGAATGGGTTCATTTCATTAGGAAGTTCTAGATATGGAAGTTCTTTATCCCCACCAATATCCATCGTACGTACAACAACAGGTTTTCCATCCATGCCTTCTAGTACTGCTTTATATGCAGTATATTGTTCGTCTTCAGTAGGTAGTTCTTTTGAATCCATATAAAGGAACTCAGTACGGTATAAACCGATTGCTTCGCCACCATTTTCAGTTACACCATTTAAATCTTTAGGTGTTCCGATATTAGCAGCTAACTCAACATGTTTACCGTCTTTAGTTACACTTTTTTCGTCTTTCAAGCGTTCCCATTCAAGTTTTAAAGAAGCAAATTCTTCTGCTTTATCGTTGTAAGCTTTTTTAGTATCTTCAGAAGGATTAACGAATACATCGCCTTCCATTCCATCAACTACTAAAAAGTCACCTTCTGATACAAGTTCCGTAATGTTGTTTGTTCCTACAATTGCAGGAATTTCCAACGAACGAGCCATGATAGCAGAGTGAGACGTACGTCCACCAATATTTGTCACAAAAGCCTTTACAAATTCTTTATTTAACTGAGCAGTATCACTCGGTGTTAGATCTTCTGCAATGATAATAACTTCTTCATCAATAGTTGCAGGAGTTGGAAGTTTTACGCCAAGCAAGTGAGACATTACACGCTTACGCACGTCACGGATATCCGCTGCTCTTTCTTGCATATAAGGGTTATCTTCCATGCCTTCAAACATTGTAATGAACATGTCAGATGTTTTTTGAAAAGCAGCTTCTGCATTAACCTTTTCATCATTGATTACAGTGTTTGTTTGCTCTATCAAGTCAGGATCAGAAAGCACCATAGTATGTGCATCAAAGACTTGCGCCTCTTCTTCTCCAAGTGACTCAGCAGCAATTGATCGTATATTAGCAAGCTCTTCTTTAGCAGTATCAATAGCAGCCTGAAGACGAGTTACTTCAGATTCAACGTCTGAAATCGTCTTTTTCTCAAATGATAAATCAGGTTCTACTAAAAGATACGCTTTAGCTTGAGCGATACCATCACTTGCAGCAATACCAGATACTTGTGATGCCATTATTCAGCCATTCCCTCGTTTTTGATTGTTTGTTCGATTCCTTCGATTGCTTCAGTTTCATCTGCACCTTCAGCAGAGATTGTAACTTCTGCGCCTTGACCTACACCAAGTGACATAACACCCATGATAGATTTCAAGTTTACAGATTTACCTTTGTACTCTAAAGTAATATCTGAGTTATATTTGCTCGCAGTTTGTACCAATAAAGTTGCTGGACGTGCGTGAATACCTGTTTCTGCAGTTACGTTATAGTTGCGTTTTTCCATTGTAAGTTTCCCCTTTACAAATTTAATAGTTTTGAAAATAGTAAAATAACCGTTACCATATAATATACTCAAAAACAGTAAATTTAGGCATAATAAGTCAATTTTACCTTTCTTCCTATACAGATTACCACTTTTCTTAATTACCTACAACTATTTTTTACTATTTAGAGGTATTTATCACTTGAAAGTCAAAATAGGTCAGAGTATAATAAAAGATAGCGATAGGTCAAAATTGGTCAATGCGCTTTTTGCGGATATCTATCTGTGTAATTGATCACCAAAAATCAACTAATCTTTCCAACTGACCTTTTGCTTCTATCCTAGTATACTGTAATTACGATAAATAATAGAAAGGTCGTGACTAGAAATGATTTGTCAAAGATGCATGCAACGAAATGCAACCATTCATTTAACGACAAGTGTTAACGGAAAAAAACGTGAAATAGACTTATGTCAGAAATGTTATAGAGAAATTAAACAACAAGAGGAGCAAAGAAGAATGAATCAAGGAGCGGGACAAGATCCTTTCGGTTTTGGAAACTTCGATGATCTTTTCAAAGCTTTATCACAAAACAATACAGGACCACAAAATCCACAGACACCCCCTACTCAACAGAATTTTAGAGGTAATGGTCAACAACCTCCTCAAAATCCAAATCGTAGAGGTGGGCTTCTAGGCGAATACGGAGTAGATTTAACTCAAATGGCTAAAGAAGGAAAAATCGATCCTGTAATCGGCCGTGATAAAGAAATTGAGCGGGTTATTGAAATCCTTAACCGTAGAACTAAAAACAACCCTGTTTTGACAGGAGAAGCTGGTGTCGGTAAAACAGCTATCGTAGAAGGACTCGCGTTGAAAATTATTAATGACGACGTCCCACAAAAATTATTGAAAAAAGAAGTGATTCGATTAGATGTTGCTTCACTTGTTCAAGGTACAGGTATTCGTGGTCAATTTGAAGAGCGTATGCAGCAATTGATCAAAGAATTAAGAGATGATGATTCCATTATCCTATTTATCGATGAAGTTCATGAATTAGTAGGCGCTGGAACAGCTGAAGGCAGCAGCATGGATGCAGGCAATATCCTGAAACCAGCATTAGCTCGTGGCGAGCTTCAAATGGTAGGCGCAACAACATTAAATGAGTACAGAAAAATAGAGAAAGATCCAGCATTAGAACGTCGTTTACAGCCAGTCCGAGTGAGCGAGCCATCTCTTGAAGAAGCCGTCACTATTCTTAAAGGTATTCAAAAACAATATGAGGATTATCATCACGTTAACTATACGGATAAAGCTATCCAGAGTGCGGTTGAATTGTCTCATCGATATATACAAGACCGTTTCTTGCCAGACAAAGCCATCGATTTACTCGATGAAGCTGGATCTAAAAAGAACTTAACGATACGCACAATTGATCCTGAAGAAATTCAAGAGAAAATTGATGAAGCTGAAAAACAAAAACAAACCGCTCTTCAGCAAGAAGATTACGAAAAAGCAGCTTTCTACCGTGATCAAGTAACGAAACACAAAGAAATGATGAATCAGCAAACTCCAGAATCTGATTTGCCTGTTATTACTGAAAAAGATATGGTGCATATTATTGAACAGAAAACAGGTATTCCAGTCGGAGAACTGAAAGAAAAAGAACAAGAGCAATTAAGAGATCTCGATGATTCTCTTCGCAAACACGTTATTGGTCAAGATGATGCCGTTGAAAAAGTAGCTAAATCTATTCGAAGAAATCGAATCGGATTGAGACAAAAAAATAGACCAATTGGTTCATTCTTATTTGTAGGACCAACTGGTGTTGGTAAAACGGAATTAGCTAAAACATTAGCCTTGGAGTTATTCGGAAGTAAAGATTCATACGTTCGCTTAGATATGAGTGAATTTATGGAGAAACACAGCACTTCCAAACTGATTGGCTCTCCTCCTGGTTATGTAGGATATGAAGAAGCTGGACAGTTGACCGAAAAAATACGTCGAAATCCATATAGCTTAATACTCGTGGATGAAGTTGAAAAAGCCCACCCCGACGTTCTTCATATGTTCCTACAGATTCTGGATGATGGACGTTTAACAGATGCTCAAGGTCGTACCGTGAACTTTAAGGAAACCATTATCATTATGACAAGTAACGCTGGGACAACGAATGTTGAATCAAGTGTAGGTTTTGGTGCTCAAATCAGCGGACGTCAGCATTCACTTTTAAACAATCTAGGGGAATTCTTTAAACCAGAATTCTTGAACCGATTAGATGGTATTGTTGAGTTCCATTCATTATCCAAAGAACATTTGCTGGAAATCGTTACGTTGATGTTAGAAGATATTAATACAGCACTTAAACAACATAATATTACAGTTACAGTGGATGATGCTGCAAAAGAAAGATTAGTGGATCTTGGTTACGATCCTAAAATGGGTGCGCGTCCACTCCGTAGAGTGATTGAAGAGCAAATCGAAGATAAAGTTGCTGAGTTTTATCTAAACAATCCTCAAGTCGGAAATATTATGGCTACGGTAGACGATTCAAATTCAATCGTCATTACCCAATATTCTGAAGAATCTTCGACTCCATCCGAAACGATTGAAACAAAAAATGATGATTCTGAATCTTCTGAAGAAACAGATGAATAAGATATAAACACAAAAACGCACCTCCGTTCAAACTGCAATTGTGCAGTAACGGAGGTGCGTTTTCTATTTTATAGTAATGAAGTTAATTCAACTCCAGGATATTTGTCGCTGAACCATCTTTCTGCAAATTGATTTTCAAACAAGAACAACGGTCGATCAAAACGGTCTCTAACTAGCATATTTCTGCTAGATCCCATATTTTCATCTAGTTGTTCAGGATCAATCCATCGAGCGATTCTACTACCAATGGAAGTCATGACGACTTCAGAATTGTATTCATTCAGCATACGATGCTGGAACACCTCAAACTGCAATTGTCCTACTGCACCGATAATATATGTTTCCGTATGGAACGACTTATATAATTGAATCGCACCTTCTTGCACTAATTGATTAATTCCTTTGTGAAAAGACTTTTGTTTCATAACGTTTTTAGCTTCCACTTTAACGAATAATTCAGGGGTGAACTGAGGAAGACTTTCAAAATTAATTTCCTGTTTACCTTCATAGATCGTATCGCCTATCTGGAAGTTCCCAGTGTCATAAAGGCCAATAATATCTCCTGCTACAGCTCCTTTAACACTTTCTCTATTCTCAGCCATAAATTGAGTAGAATTAGATAGTCTCATTTTTTTATCTGTACGAGATAAAGTTACATCAATACCTCTTTCAAACTCGCCTGAACAAATTCGGACAAAAGCGATACGGTCACGATGTTTAGGATCCATATTAGCTTGTATTTTGAATACAAATCCTGAAAATTCTTCTTTAGTAGGTGCAACTTCGTTCCCATCTACATCCGTATGTCCTACAGGCGCTGGAGCAAATTGCAAGAACGTTTCTAAAAACGTTTGAACTCCAAAATTTGTCAAAGCTGAGCCAAAGAATACTGGTGTCAACTCTCCATCTAGAATCGCTTCTTTAGAAAATTCATTTCCTGCTTCTTTTAAAAGCAATGCTTCTTCAAGAACCTGATCATATAAACTTTCATTTTTTAAAGCATGTTCCTCTTCGATTTCTCCCTCTTCATTAAGTGGAATAAATCGATTCCCTTGATTTGATTCTTCTGGGCGGAACATTTCAATACGGTTATGGAACAAATCATATAGGCCAAGGAAGTTTTTCCCAGATCCAATCGGCCAGTTCATCGGGTAAGCATCAATTTCAAGAACCTCTTCAAGTTCTTCAACGAGTTCAAGCGGCTCTCTACCATCTCTATCCAGTTTGTTCATAAATGTAAAGATTGGGATACCCCGCATTCTACAAACTTTAAATAATTTTTTTGTCTGCTCTTCTATACCTTTGGCACTATCTACTACCATGACAGCAGCATCAACGGCCATCAATGTACGGTAGGTATCTTCAGAAAAATCCTCGTGTCCTGGAGTATCCAAAATATTGATTCTTTTTTCATCATAATCAAATTGCATAACCGAACTGGTTACAGAGATTCCACGTTGCTTTTCAATTTCCATCCAATCGGATTTTGCAAATTTACCAGATTTCTTTGCCTTAACAGTACCTGCTTGTCTGATTGCACCACCAAATAGTAGTAATTGCTCTGTGATGGTCGTTTTACCAGCATCCGGATGCGAAATAATCGCAAAGGTTCTTCTAGATTCTACTTCTTTTTTTAATTGTTTGTTTTCATTTACTTCTGTCGACATAGTAACTCCTTCTTCTATCAAGCATCATTAAGTTTATCTTATTCATTATTTCGTCAGTGTTATTTTCTTTTCTTTGTTGATTTTCAGTATATAAAGTAACACAGTTTTAATGATCGCAAAAACTGGAACACCAATCAACATCCCTAATAGTCCAGCAATATTGGCAGAAGCCAACAAGATCAAAATGACGGTAAGCGGATGAACGGAAAGTGACTTCCCTACTAGGAAAGGTGTAAACAGATTACCATCTAATTGTTGAACAATCAGAACAAATATCGCTGCAAGCACTGCTTTTCCTGGTGAGTCTATTAATCCTACTACGATAGCCGGACCAGCTCCAATGAACGGACCAACATAGGGAATAAAATTGGTGATTGCTGCAAATACTGACAAGAGTAAAGCGAAAGGAAACTGAGCAATTGAATACATGATGAATAGTAATATTCCAACAAGTAAAGAAGCCATCCCTTTTCCACTTATATAACTTGCAATCGTCTCGTTTATTTTCAATGCTAATTCTTTTGTATTTTTCTTGTATGGTTCTGGACTGATTTTTTCTAAATATCCTGGAAATCTATGACCGTCATATAGCATGTAAAATAAAATGACAGGTACTGTGATAAAGGTGAAAAAGAAATCAGTCAGACTTTGAAGGAAACTTCCTACACTGGTCATCATACCTCCTAAAAATCCTGATGATAGATTTCTGAGCCAAGTTTCGATATTCAGAAGAATTTCATTGAAATCCACCTGATCCATCCACGGCTCGTCCCCTAGTTTTCTAAAATAAAAATCTAGTTCATTTATAAAATCTGGAATCCCCGCAATTAAAGAACTCGTTTGTTCAATTAAGATAGGCAGACCTAGAAATACCGTCAGTACAACCAATCCCACTAAAAAAATCATAACGAGTGCGACTCCAAATATTCTTTTCACTCTTATTTTTTCAAGCCCTTTGACTATAGGGTTCAATAGATAAAATAAAAACCCTGCTAT
Coding sequences within:
- a CDS encoding NAD(P)-dependent oxidoreductase, which translates into the protein MLYCNQYFYKGENSMKTIGFIGTGVMGASIVGHLMDAGYHVNVYNRTKSKAEELINNGAQWKETPKEIAKSSELIFTMVGFPEDVEEVYYGENGIFEGVNEGSVLVDLTTSKPSLAQRIYDTAKEKNVHSLDAPVSGGDLGAKNGTVTTMVGGDESTFKQVEPIFMTFSGTLELQGAAGSGQHTKMANQIMIAGTMTGLSELLVYAKAAGLNLEKVLKTVGGGSAANWSLQNYGPRILKKDYSAGFFVKHFIKDLGIALDEADKMGLDLPSTKNAKALYDQLKEAGHADEGTQALIQLWWKD
- the ptsP gene encoding phosphoenolpyruvate--protein phosphotransferase — translated: MASQVSGIAASDGIAQAKAYLLVEPDLSFEKKTISDVESEVTRLQAAIDTAKEELANIRSIAAESLGEEEAQVFDAHTMVLSDPDLIEQTNTVINDEKVNAEAAFQKTSDMFITMFEGMEDNPYMQERAADIRDVRKRVMSHLLGVKLPTPATIDEEVIIIAEDLTPSDTAQLNKEFVKAFVTNIGGRTSHSAIMARSLEIPAIVGTNNITELVSEGDFLVVDGMEGDVFVNPSEDTKKAYNDKAEEFASLKLEWERLKDEKSVTKDGKHVELAANIGTPKDLNGVTENGGEAIGLYRTEFLYMDSKELPTEDEQYTAYKAVLEGMDGKPVVVRTMDIGGDKELPYLELPNEMNPFLGYRAIRVSLDQDEIFRTQLRALLRASVHGTLRIMFPMIATLPEFRSAKAILEEEKAKLVENGIEVSNDIQVGIMIEIPAAAVLADQFAKEVDFFSIGTNDLIQYTMAADRMNERVSYLYQPYNPSILRLIKNVIDAAHKEGKWAGMCGEMAGDQIAVPILVGLGLDEFSMSATSILKTRSLLTELDSTEMKELSEKALNECTSAEEVIKLVEQYTAK
- a CDS encoding phosphocarrier protein HPr, which encodes MEKRNYNVTAETGIHARPATLLVQTASKYNSDITLEYKGKSVNLKSIMGVMSLGVGQGAEVTISAEGADETEAIEGIEQTIKNEGMAE
- a CDS encoding ATP-dependent Clp protease ATP-binding subunit, giving the protein MICQRCMQRNATIHLTTSVNGKKREIDLCQKCYREIKQQEEQRRMNQGAGQDPFGFGNFDDLFKALSQNNTGPQNPQTPPTQQNFRGNGQQPPQNPNRRGGLLGEYGVDLTQMAKEGKIDPVIGRDKEIERVIEILNRRTKNNPVLTGEAGVGKTAIVEGLALKIINDDVPQKLLKKEVIRLDVASLVQGTGIRGQFEERMQQLIKELRDDDSIILFIDEVHELVGAGTAEGSSMDAGNILKPALARGELQMVGATTLNEYRKIEKDPALERRLQPVRVSEPSLEEAVTILKGIQKQYEDYHHVNYTDKAIQSAVELSHRYIQDRFLPDKAIDLLDEAGSKKNLTIRTIDPEEIQEKIDEAEKQKQTALQQEDYEKAAFYRDQVTKHKEMMNQQTPESDLPVITEKDMVHIIEQKTGIPVGELKEKEQEQLRDLDDSLRKHVIGQDDAVEKVAKSIRRNRIGLRQKNRPIGSFLFVGPTGVGKTELAKTLALELFGSKDSYVRLDMSEFMEKHSTSKLIGSPPGYVGYEEAGQLTEKIRRNPYSLILVDEVEKAHPDVLHMFLQILDDGRLTDAQGRTVNFKETIIIMTSNAGTTNVESSVGFGAQISGRQHSLLNNLGEFFKPEFLNRLDGIVEFHSLSKEHLLEIVTLMLEDINTALKQHNITVTVDDAAKERLVDLGYDPKMGARPLRRVIEEQIEDKVAEFYLNNPQVGNIMATVDDSNSIVITQYSEESSTPSETIETKNDDSESSEETDE